A window from Bacillota bacterium encodes these proteins:
- a CDS encoding type II toxin-antitoxin system MqsA family antitoxin has product MKCPTCGGVAKRGATNLPIELETGLLYVKHVPADICEQCDEVFIPDDIAAKLEEIVNVAKKQKVEIEVIDFQGAA; this is encoded by the coding sequence ATGAAATGCCCAACTTGTGGTGGTGTAGCAAAACGAGGCGCTACCAATTTACCAATTGAATTAGAGACCGGTCTCTTGTATGTAAAGCATGTTCCGGCAGATATCTGTGAGCAATGCGACGAAGTTTTCATTCCCGACGACATTGCTGCTAAGTTAGAAGAGATTGTTAACGTAGCCAAAAAACAAAAGGTTGAAATTGAAGTAATCGACTTTCAGGGTGCTGCTTAA